The genome window CCGACGATGCGCTGGCGGTGCTGGAGGAGTTGGCCGCGCAGTCGATCCCGCTGCTGACCGTCAACGCCAAGGACGCCGACAGCGTGGCGGCGCTGCGGCCGTGGCTGGGGGCCGGGCGCACGGCGGTGCTGGTCGGCTCGTCCGGCGCCGGCAAGTCCACCCTCACCAACACCTTGCTTGGGGTGGAGAAGATGCGCACTGCGGCGGTGCGCGAGAACGATTCGCGCGGCCGCCACACCACTACGCACCGGGCGCTGCTGCCGCTGCCGTCCGGCGCCTGCCTGATCGATACGCCGGGCATGCGCGAGCTCAAGCCCACCGGCGAGGAAGACCTGGCCGAAGGCGGGTTCGCCGACATCGAGGCGCTGGCCGCGCAGTGCCGCTTCAACGATTGCGCGCACCAGGCCGAGCCGGGCTGTGCGGTGCAGGCGGCGATCGAGCGCGGCGACATCGAGGAGGCGCGGCTGGCCAACTACATGAAGCTGCGCGACGAAGTCGCCGGCGCCGCCACCAAACTGGCGCAGCGCCAGGCGCAGAACGCGGACGCGGCCAGGTCGGGCAGGCCCGGCGCGGGCAAGCCGGGCGGCAAGCGGCCGACGCCGCGCAACCAGCGCCGCTGACCGGCCGCGTCCGCCCGCCACGCTCGCGATGACCGCGCTGCCTGCCGAGATCCTGCACCACGCCGCGCTGGATGCGCGCCTGGTCAAGGCGGTGCGCGGCATCCGCCTGCTGGCGCTGGCGAGCTGGCCGGCGGCAGTGCAGGCGCCGTTCCTGGACAGCGTGGCACGCGGCCAGCCGCAGCTGCCGCAGGTGCCGTACCCGCGGCTGGATTTCGCCGACACGCGCCGCGAGCTGGCGGCGATCGCGCAGGCGGCCGATCCGACGCATCCGCTGGGCGCGTATCTGCAAGCCTCTGCGCATAGCTGGGACCTGGCCGCGGCCTTGCTGGAGTCGCTGGGCACGGCGGCGGTCGGCACGTATGCGGCGCAGTTGTTCGGCGTGCCGGAGGACCCTATGCCCGGGCATGGCCCGACCACCCGCGACGCCGCCGGTCACTTCATCCGGATCGCACAGGAGCTGGATCGCGAACTGCTGTCGGCCGAAGAGCAGGTACCGGTGTCGGCCAGCGCGCTGCGCCTGTTGCTGCAGCGCGACCTGGACGAATTCTTCGGCGCGCGGGTGATCGCGGTCGAACTGGATCCGGAACTGCTGGCCAAGGCCGCGGCCGGCGCCCACCGCATCCGCCTGCGCTCCGGCGCATCGTTCAGCGACTACGACCGCGCGCAGCTGTTCCACCACGAGGCGCTGGTGCATTCGCTGACCGCGCTCAACGGCCGCGAGCAGGCGCACCTGCCGAGCCTGGCCTTGTCGTCGCCGCGGGTCACCGCCACGCAGGAGGGCCTGGCGACCTTCGCCGAGCAGATCACCGGCAGCATCGACATTGCGCGGATGAAGCGGATCAGCCTGCGCATCGAGGCGATCGCGCTGGCGCGCGGCGGTGCCGATTTCGTCGAGGTGTTCCGTTATTTCGATGCGGCCGGGCAGTCGCCGGCGGAGAGCTTCTCTTCGGCGCAGCGGGTGTTCCGCGGCGTGCCGACCGGCGGCGGTGCCGCCTTCACCAAGGACACCGTGTATCTGCGCGGGCTGGTCTCGGTGCACACCTTCTTCCGCCAGGCCTTGCAGCGCGATCGCCTGCCGCTGTGCCGCTGGCTGTTCGCCGGCAAGATGGCGCTGGAGGATGTGGCCGCGTTCGCGCCGTTGTTCGAGGCCGGCGTGCTGGCGCCGCCGCGCTGGCTGCCGACCTGGGTCGCGCGTGCCAGCGGCCTGGCCGGCATGCTGGCGTTCTCGCTGTTCGCCAACCGTATCCGCATGGATCAGCTGGACAGCGCCGAAGGCGCCTGAACGCCACCGCGTCGCGCTCACTTGTCGCGAATGCGCGCGTGCCGATACTGCGCGCCTGGCCTGCCTGCGCATGGCCGCCGTTTCCACGCAAAAGAAGGACATCCGCATGAAGATCCTGATGGTGCTGACCTCGCACGACCGCCTCGGCGACAGCGGCCACAAGACCGGCTTCTGGCTGGAGGAGTTCGCCGCGCCGTACTACGTGTTCAAGGACGCCGGCGCCGAGATCACGCTGGCTTCGCCCAAGGGTGGGCAACCGCCGCTGGACCCGAAGAGCGATGCGGCCGACGCCCAAACCGCCGCCACGCAGCGCTTCAAAGGCGATGCGGATGCGCAGCGGCAGCTGGCGAGCACGCGGCCGCTGGCCGAGATGCAGATGGCCGACTACGACAGCGTTTTCTACCCCGGCGGCCATGGCCCGCTGTGGGATCTTGCCGAGGACCGTACGTCGATCGCACTGATCGAGGCGTTCGATCGCGCCGGCAAGCCGATCGGCTTCGTCTGCCACGCGCCAGGCGCGCTGCGCCGGGTCAGCGCCGCCGATGGCGCGCCGCTGATCAAGGGCCGCCGCGTCACCGGTTTCACCAATGGCGAAGAGGCGGCGGTCGGGTTGACCGACGTGGTGCCGTTCCTGATCGAGGACGAGTTCCAGCGGCTCGGCGGCCTGTACGAGAAGGGCGCCGATTGGGGCGTGCACGTTGTGGTGGACGGCCACCTGGTCACCGGCCAGAACCCGGCTTCGTCCGAGCAGGCGGCGAAGGCGTTGCTGGGGTTGTTGCGCAAGTGAAGGGTTTGCGGCGCGCGTTTGTCGGCGGATGCTGGACGCGCGTCGCGATGCTGGCTCGATGCCGAGGCAAGGCGCCTGCCTGCTTTCTGTCGGAGGGACTTCAGTCCTGACTGCTTCCCGGATCGGCTAGCTTGCGGCTTCGTTCGTCGCGGCTGAAGCCGCTCCCACAAGGGAGCTTTGCCGCGCAGGCATCGCTGCTTTGTGTAGGAGGGACTTCAGTCCCGACCGCTTCCTGGATCGGCCAGGTTGCGGCTTCGTTCGTCGCGGCTGAAGCCGCTCCTACAGGGGGCCTTGCCGGGTAGGCATCGCTGCTTTTTGTGGGAGGGACTTCAGTCCCGACGGCATGGGAGCTGAATCCGAGGCTGCGGTTTCGTGCGGTGCGGTCGCATCCTCGAAAGAGCTGCTCCCGTGCAGATCTTTCGCGAATTCGCGACGCCGCCAGGACGCCTCGGCGCTCAGCCGCGCCGCCACCAGCGCAGGCCGTAGGCTGGCAGTAGGCCATCCCATTCCTGCAGCGCGGCGTCGTCGCGCCCGCCGTCGGCGATGGCCTGCCAGTCGCCATCGCCCAATGCGGCATGCTCCACCGCCACCGCTTGCTCACTGAAGTTGTAGGCCGCGACAAAGTCCGTGCCGCGGGCGATCCCGAGCAGGGCCGGATGGCCCAGCGGCAACGCCCGCAGTGGTTGCCCGGCGCCCAGCGCGGCGGTCGCCGCACGCGCGGCGATCAGCCGCCGCAGGCGGGTGTAGACCTGGCCGGGAACGCTGTCCGGGTCGCCGCGGCGCGCGGCGCGCTCCCAGTCCATGGCCGGACGCTGCAGCCAGCGCCCTTCGTGGCGGCGCAGCGGGTCGCGGCGATAGTCCGCGTCGTTGCCCAGCGCCAGTTCGTCGCCCATGTACAGCAACGGGATGCCGGGCATCGCCAGCGCCACGCCATACAGCAACAACAGGCGCCGGATCGCCAGTTCCAGCGCTTCGGCATCGCCGTCGGCCAGCGCCGCTTCGATGCCGACCAGCGCGGCGCTCATGCCGTTGCTGCCGTGCACGCCGTCGCCGCTGCTCTGGAACGCTTCGCCGCGCGCGTAGCTGCCGGCCACCTCGCAGGCGAAGAAGCGTGCGGCCTGGGCAAGGTCGAACGGCGCGCTGCCGCCGCCGCCGCCGGCCGCTTCGTGCTGCAGTACGTGCCAGCCGATGTCGTCGTGGCAGCGCACGTAGCTCAGCCACGCGCAGGCCGGCGGCAGCGCTGGCGTCTGCGCGATCACGCCGTGCACGATGTCGCCGCGCTGCGCGGCCAGCGCCACCCAGCCGGCTGCCATCAGCGTGCTGTGGTAGGCCAGGTGGCATTCGTGGCCGCATGCCTGGCCGCTGCCGAAGTACGGCGGCAGCTGCGCCATCGGCACGATCGCCTCTGCCTTCAGCAGCACCGCCGGCACTGCGATGTCGGTGAGCGCGCGCAGCGCCTCCAGGATGGTGTGCGCCTCGGGCTGGTTCATGCAGTCGCTGCCTTCGCGCTTCCACAGGTAGGCGGTGGAATCCAGCCGGAACACTTCCACGCCCAGGTTGGCCAGGTGCAGCAGAGCCAATGCCATCTCGCCGAACACCGCCGGGTTGCTCCAGTCCAGATCCCATTGATAGGGATAGAACGTGGTCCACAGCCAGGCCTGGGCGTCCTCGACCCAGGTGAAGTTGCCCGGCGCGGTGTGTGGGAACACTTCACGCAGGGTGCGTTCGTAGCGGTCCGGCAGGTCGCGGTCGGCGAAGTGGTGGTAGTAGTCCAGGTAGCGCGCGTCGCCCTGTCTGGCGGCCAGCGCCCAGGGATGGTCGTCGGCGGTGTGGTTGAGCACGAAGTCGGCGCACAGGCTGATGCCGGCGTCGCGCAGGCGCGCGGTCAGGGCGAGCAGATCGGCGTTGTCGCCGAGCCGCGGCTCCACCTGGCCGTAGTCGCTGACCGCGAAGCCGCCGTCGTTGTCGCCTTCGCGCATGCGCAGGAACGGCAGCAGGTGCAGGTAGCGCACGCCCAGTTCCTGCAGGTAGGGCACGCGTTCGCCGACCCCGGCCAGGGTGCCGGCGAAGCGGTCTGCGTAGGCGCTGTAGCCGAGCATCGATGGATCGCCGAACCAGTCCGGCGCGCGCGCCGCATCCAGTTCGGCCAGTGCCGGCGGGCGTGCGCGGATCGTGGCGGCGACCGTGTCGAGCCAGCGCGGCAGCCATTGTGCGTAGTGCGGATGCGCGCCGTACAGGGCGTGCAGGGCGGCGAACAGGCGTGCGCCATGGGCGCGGTAACGCGCGTGCGCGCCGGGCTGGGCGGCCAG of Xanthomonas translucens pv. cerealis contains these proteins:
- the rsgA gene encoding ribosome small subunit-dependent GTPase A; this encodes MTSPQIDFDALRPIGWPWPGMPEEPTWLAAMAAHPLARPARVSEQHRTGYVVADAVDAGFKVESLPEWQRPRFPSHERAAVGDWVLLEDDKRIVALLPRRTAIKRGAAGEHYHQQVIAANIDTVFIVCGLDADFNPRRIERYLLLVGGGGAEPVVILTKADLTEYADDALAVLEELAAQSIPLLTVNAKDADSVAALRPWLGAGRTAVLVGSSGAGKSTLTNTLLGVEKMRTAAVRENDSRGRHTTTHRALLPLPSGACLIDTPGMRELKPTGEEDLAEGGFADIEALAAQCRFNDCAHQAEPGCAVQAAIERGDIEEARLANYMKLRDEVAGAATKLAQRQAQNADAARSGRPGAGKPGGKRPTPRNQRR
- a CDS encoding flavohemoglobin expression-modulating QEGLA motif protein, with amino-acid sequence MTALPAEILHHAALDARLVKAVRGIRLLALASWPAAVQAPFLDSVARGQPQLPQVPYPRLDFADTRRELAAIAQAADPTHPLGAYLQASAHSWDLAAALLESLGTAAVGTYAAQLFGVPEDPMPGHGPTTRDAAGHFIRIAQELDRELLSAEEQVPVSASALRLLLQRDLDEFFGARVIAVELDPELLAKAAAGAHRIRLRSGASFSDYDRAQLFHHEALVHSLTALNGREQAHLPSLALSSPRVTATQEGLATFAEQITGSIDIARMKRISLRIEAIALARGGADFVEVFRYFDAAGQSPAESFSSAQRVFRGVPTGGGAAFTKDTVYLRGLVSVHTFFRQALQRDRLPLCRWLFAGKMALEDVAAFAPLFEAGVLAPPRWLPTWVARASGLAGMLAFSLFANRIRMDQLDSAEGA
- a CDS encoding type 1 glutamine amidotransferase domain-containing protein translates to MKILMVLTSHDRLGDSGHKTGFWLEEFAAPYYVFKDAGAEITLASPKGGQPPLDPKSDAADAQTAATQRFKGDADAQRQLASTRPLAEMQMADYDSVFYPGGHGPLWDLAEDRTSIALIEAFDRAGKPIGFVCHAPGALRRVSAADGAPLIKGRRVTGFTNGEEAAVGLTDVVPFLIEDEFQRLGGLYEKGADWGVHVVVDGHLVTGQNPASSEQAAKALLGLLRK
- a CDS encoding alpha-amylase family glycosyl hydrolase, with amino-acid sequence MQAALAAQPGAHARYRAHGARLFAALHALYGAHPHYAQWLPRWLDTVAATIRARPPALAELDAARAPDWFGDPSMLGYSAYADRFAGTLAGVGERVPYLQELGVRYLHLLPFLRMREGDNDGGFAVSDYGQVEPRLGDNADLLALTARLRDAGISLCADFVLNHTADDHPWALAARQGDARYLDYYHHFADRDLPDRYERTLREVFPHTAPGNFTWVEDAQAWLWTTFYPYQWDLDWSNPAVFGEMALALLHLANLGVEVFRLDSTAYLWKREGSDCMNQPEAHTILEALRALTDIAVPAVLLKAEAIVPMAQLPPYFGSGQACGHECHLAYHSTLMAAGWVALAAQRGDIVHGVIAQTPALPPACAWLSYVRCHDDIGWHVLQHEAAGGGGGSAPFDLAQAARFFACEVAGSYARGEAFQSSGDGVHGSNGMSAALVGIEAALADGDAEALELAIRRLLLLYGVALAMPGIPLLYMGDELALGNDADYRRDPLRRHEGRWLQRPAMDWERAARRGDPDSVPGQVYTRLRRLIAARAATAALGAGQPLRALPLGHPALLGIARGTDFVAAYNFSEQAVAVEHAALGDGDWQAIADGGRDDAALQEWDGLLPAYGLRWWRRG